The following are encoded together in the Simkaniaceae bacterium genome:
- the alsS gene encoding acetolactate synthase AlsS, whose protein sequence is MNGAKLFTECLVQQGVEYIFAIPGAKIDALFDALIDTPIKMILCHHEQNAAFMAASYGRLTGKPGVVLVTSGPGVSNLITGLLTANTEGDPIVAIGGSVPRSMKLKESHQSVNNVQLTEVATKKSFEITMVENIPEVVENAFRIATSPRSGATFISIPQDVLIEKTQQTLLNKVPCIEIGAAPNHLIEQASKWLQDAKNPVFLFGLEASRPQNTKAINSFLSKTRFAAVNTFQGAGVISKELLDCFVGRVGLFENQPGDQLLETADLIVAVGFDPVEYDPEIWSTKNVSKKLIHIDYHSANVRMGYVPSLELLGDIAENLYRISSNLTERSALINQKEVKPLQEKLIEVQNMEAEISGVKVHPLRFISDLHKAIDEETIVIGDVGTHYMWLARYFYTYRPHHLLFSNGQQTLGVSLPWAIAAKLAKPKQKVISISGDGGFCFSAMELETAVREKIHFVHCIWVDHAYDMVKQQQLMKYNRETVVEFGKIDFVKFAESFGAYGFRVNDSEELLPILQKAIHLDGPVIIEVPINYSENAELFKKMGSNFLH, encoded by the coding sequence ATGAATGGAGCTAAACTATTTACTGAATGTCTCGTGCAGCAGGGTGTAGAGTATATCTTTGCAATACCGGGAGCGAAAATCGACGCACTTTTCGATGCTCTGATTGACACACCCATTAAAATGATTCTTTGTCACCATGAGCAAAATGCCGCATTTATGGCTGCCTCCTATGGAAGACTGACAGGAAAGCCGGGGGTTGTTTTAGTCACATCGGGACCGGGCGTTTCGAATTTGATCACAGGGCTTTTAACAGCAAACACAGAAGGCGATCCAATAGTTGCAATTGGTGGTAGTGTACCTCGATCAATGAAACTCAAAGAATCTCATCAAAGCGTTAACAATGTGCAATTGACTGAAGTTGCCACAAAAAAAAGCTTTGAAATTACAATGGTTGAAAATATCCCTGAAGTTGTGGAAAACGCATTTCGTATTGCGACTTCCCCGCGTTCCGGAGCTACTTTTATCAGTATTCCCCAAGATGTCTTGATAGAAAAGACTCAACAAACCCTCTTGAACAAGGTGCCTTGTATTGAAATTGGAGCTGCACCAAATCATTTGATTGAACAAGCATCTAAATGGCTTCAAGATGCCAAGAATCCCGTATTTCTTTTTGGATTAGAAGCTAGTCGACCTCAAAATACAAAAGCCATTAATTCTTTTCTGTCCAAAACGCGTTTTGCTGCGGTCAATACCTTTCAAGGAGCAGGAGTGATTTCGAAAGAGCTTCTCGACTGTTTTGTTGGAAGAGTGGGATTGTTTGAAAATCAACCTGGAGACCAGCTGCTAGAAACTGCTGATTTGATTGTAGCTGTGGGTTTTGACCCTGTTGAATACGATCCGGAGATTTGGAGCACAAAGAATGTATCCAAAAAACTCATTCATATAGATTATCATTCTGCTAATGTGCGTATGGGATACGTCCCTTCGCTTGAGCTGCTTGGTGATATTGCAGAAAATCTTTATCGTATTTCATCAAATTTGACCGAAAGATCTGCCTTGATTAATCAAAAAGAAGTCAAGCCTTTGCAAGAGAAGTTAATAGAAGTGCAAAATATGGAAGCGGAAATCTCAGGTGTGAAGGTGCATCCTCTGAGATTCATTTCTGACTTACATAAAGCTATTGATGAGGAGACTATCGTAATCGGTGATGTGGGGACTCATTATATGTGGCTAGCTCGATATTTTTATACCTATCGCCCGCATCATCTCCTTTTTAGCAATGGACAGCAAACTCTCGGAGTTTCTTTGCCCTGGGCAATTGCTGCAAAATTGGCAAAACCGAAACAAAAGGTCATTTCTATATCAGGAGATGGAGGGTTTTGTTTCTCGGCAATGGAATTAGAAACAGCTGTAAGAGAGAAAATTCATTTTGTCCATTGTATTTGGGTTGATCATGCATATGATATGGTCAAGCAGCAGCAGCTTATGAAATATAATAGGGAAACTGTTGTTGAATTTGGAAAAATTGACTTTGTTAAATTCGCGGAAAGTTTCGGAGCTTATGGATTTAGAGTTAATGATT
- a CDS encoding C45 family peptidase, with protein sequence MGCFLIGVTGNAYTVNGEALLGSVSDDPYDVRTFVRIMRPRVGFTHVGTELAVTRPPSFADRGYFCQEGDTSRGVNAAGLSFTCAILFETHSLTKRSHPISFSLLTKQLMDRCRNVEEAIRLFLSVDAVTPPFSVFLADSEGAIAHLEAGSFGIEVVSQYSKEKPGAIFAVNCYQSKNFVKYNDPKAIANNPDNNNGWRLERGQELCKKWQGKIDIRVISQILSDHANRGRDPESNPLLEAWGFSICNHGTKHKNSPDYPLPWGTVSAEILQPSSHNLHYCYGWPCGQKPEFGDQLYQENSWGSFQPFTIEGEMQEETIKILTNVEGKILSKR encoded by the coding sequence ATGGGATGTTTTTTAATTGGTGTAACGGGAAATGCCTATACGGTGAATGGAGAAGCTTTACTTGGGAGCGTAAGTGATGATCCTTATGATGTTCGCACTTTTGTTCGTATTATGCGTCCTCGGGTAGGTTTTACTCATGTAGGTACTGAGCTTGCGGTTACAAGGCCACCTTCTTTTGCTGACAGGGGATATTTCTGCCAAGAGGGAGATACTTCAAGGGGAGTGAATGCTGCTGGGTTATCCTTTACATGCGCAATACTTTTTGAAACTCATTCACTGACTAAAAGATCTCACCCTATTTCTTTCTCATTATTGACAAAGCAATTAATGGATCGGTGTAGGAATGTAGAAGAAGCAATCAGGCTATTTCTGAGCGTAGATGCTGTTACCCCCCCTTTTTCAGTATTTCTGGCAGATAGTGAAGGTGCGATAGCTCACCTTGAAGCGGGGAGCTTTGGTATTGAAGTAGTCAGCCAATATTCGAAAGAAAAACCTGGGGCAATATTTGCTGTTAATTGTTATCAGTCAAAGAATTTCGTAAAATATAATGATCCCAAAGCAATTGCGAATAATCCCGACAATAACAATGGGTGGCGCTTAGAGCGTGGGCAAGAACTTTGTAAAAAGTGGCAAGGAAAGATTGATATAAGAGTGATTTCTCAAATACTTTCTGATCATGCTAATAGAGGGCGTGATCCGGAATCAAATCCATTGCTTGAAGCTTGGGGTTTTTCTATATGTAATCACGGCACTAAACATAAGAATAGTCCCGACTACCCATTACCATGGGGCACCGTTAGCGCCGAGATATTGCAACCCTCTTCTCATAATTTACATTATTGTTATGGTTGGCCATGTGGTCAAAAGCCCGAATTTGGAGATCAACTTTATCAAGAAAACTCATGGGGTTCATTCCAGCCCTTCACGATAGAAGGTGAAATGCAGGAAGAAACGATTAAGATTCTGACAAATGTAGAGGGGAAAATACTCTCAAAAAGATAA
- a CDS encoding alpha/beta hydrolase — MDKWTTGLCEANEINIHYLRTGGNKPSIILLHGLIGNGSCWLPLAKALEEDYDVIMPDARGHGRSSIPEQGYSYDSLAADVLGLIEALSISNPIVLGHSMGGMTAAVVANQNSKQLKGLILVDPTFLTPKRQREVYESDVAAQHCQILNQPREDFLAEMRMKRPHRSSELVELLVQARYQTSPKAFGILMPPNPDYRQLIKALDIPSLLVLGGVGAAISVEAAAELARLNQYLKVTQIAEAGHGIPYDQPERLAVVVKDFFCM; from the coding sequence ATGGATAAATGGACAACTGGGCTTTGTGAAGCAAATGAAATTAACATACATTATCTCAGAACCGGTGGCAACAAACCTTCTATTATTTTGCTACACGGGCTTATAGGAAATGGATCTTGCTGGCTTCCGCTAGCAAAAGCATTAGAAGAAGATTATGATGTCATTATGCCGGATGCTCGGGGGCATGGTCGTTCCAGTATCCCTGAACAAGGCTATAGTTATGACAGTCTTGCTGCTGATGTTTTAGGTCTTATTGAAGCCCTTAGTATCTCTAATCCAATCGTACTTGGGCACTCTATGGGGGGCATGACGGCGGCAGTTGTAGCGAACCAAAATTCTAAGCAATTGAAAGGACTTATTTTAGTCGATCCAACTTTTTTGACGCCAAAGCGCCAAAGAGAAGTTTATGAGAGCGATGTTGCGGCTCAGCATTGCCAAATTCTCAATCAACCAAGAGAAGATTTTTTGGCTGAAATGCGCATGAAGCGCCCTCACCGTTCAAGTGAGCTCGTTGAGCTCTTAGTGCAAGCAAGATATCAAACTAGCCCAAAAGCCTTTGGAATTTTGATGCCACCGAATCCTGATTACAGGCAATTAATCAAAGCCCTTGATATTCCTAGTTTGCTCGTCCTAGGCGGTGTTGGTGCAGCAATCTCTGTTGAAGCAGCTGCAGAACTTGCTAGACTCAATCAGTATTTGAAGGTCACGCAGATTGCTGAAGCAGGTCATGGGATTCCCTATGATCAACCAGAGCGCCTCGCAGTTGTCGTTAAAGATTTTTTTTGTATGTGA
- a CDS encoding FkbM family methyltransferase, translating into MRIFSFCFFVLINICVHATPIKFISQKDQDRWIIEEVFNYKKNGFFVDLAAADGISLNNTYNLEKHLNWKGICIEPNPKFFAKLKKIRSVILDSSVVDGVNHSVEFRYDNMMLGGIVDDDTDNCVAIRKKQIVQARKNRRIMKCNTLTLEQILDKYNAPHVIDYLSLDVEGSETRILRNFPFDKYIFLAMTIERPTPELNALLFANGYIFVKNFAYDSFYVHESIENLRTIKKENFEQIPKKDW; encoded by the coding sequence ATGAGGATTTTTAGTTTCTGTTTCTTTGTTTTGATCAATATATGTGTTCATGCTACCCCTATAAAATTTATATCACAAAAAGATCAAGATAGGTGGATCATTGAAGAAGTTTTCAATTATAAAAAAAACGGTTTTTTTGTTGATCTTGCGGCGGCTGATGGAATCAGCTTAAATAACACCTATAATTTAGAAAAACATTTAAACTGGAAAGGGATATGTATTGAGCCCAATCCAAAATTTTTTGCTAAGTTAAAAAAAATACGCTCCGTTATTCTTGATTCTTCTGTAGTAGATGGGGTGAATCATAGCGTTGAATTCCGCTATGACAATATGATGCTAGGGGGAATTGTTGATGATGATACGGATAATTGCGTAGCTATTCGTAAAAAACAAATTGTTCAAGCGCGTAAAAATAGACGTATTATGAAATGCAATACATTAACATTGGAACAAATTCTCGATAAGTACAATGCTCCTCACGTAATCGACTACCTGAGTTTGGATGTCGAAGGCTCTGAAACGAGGATCTTGAGGAATTTCCCCTTTGATAAGTATATTTTTTTAGCTATGACTATTGAAAGACCCACTCCGGAACTTAATGCTCTTTTATTTGCAAATGGCTATATCTTCGTAAAGAATTTTGCTTATGATTCTTTTTATGTCCATGAGAGTATAGAAAATTTGCGTACCATTAAAAAAGAAAATTTTGAACAAATCCCTAAAAAAGATTGGTGA
- a CDS encoding NUDIX domain-containing protein: MSNGIALEIQPEKTKPRVGVGVFVFKEGKVLLGKRKGAHGVGDWAPPGGHLEFGESVEDCAKRELSEETGLHALSVQTGSWSNDVIDGSKHYITLFAVVDQFEGEPELLEPQKCEEWQWFSMDALPSPLFLPANAFFSEYKSSRLKAPHTH; encoded by the coding sequence ATGTCGAATGGAATTGCATTGGAAATTCAACCTGAAAAGACAAAACCGAGGGTTGGTGTCGGAGTGTTTGTATTTAAAGAAGGCAAAGTTCTCCTTGGCAAACGAAAAGGTGCCCATGGCGTAGGTGATTGGGCTCCTCCCGGTGGACATCTTGAATTTGGAGAATCTGTTGAAGATTGTGCAAAACGAGAGCTGAGTGAAGAAACAGGTCTTCATGCACTCTCAGTTCAGACTGGCTCTTGGAGCAATGATGTCATTGATGGGAGTAAACACTACATTACCCTTTTTGCTGTAGTCGATCAATTTGAAGGAGAGCCCGAATTGCTCGAACCTCAGAAATGTGAAGAATGGCAATGGTTTTCTATGGACGCGTTGCCGAGTCCACTGTTTCTCCCAGCAAATGCTTTTTTTTCAGAATACAAATCTTCTCGACTTAAAGCCCCTCATACCCATTGA
- a CDS encoding DEAD/DEAH box helicase, whose product MSFDSLGLSSPLVDAVSEQGYETPTPIQAKAIPLILEGRDIMGAAQTGTGKTASFTLPLLQLVSERAEKHGDCRVRALILTPTRELAAQVGNSVKTYGKHLFLKSTVIFGGVRIGSQISKLRQGVDVIIATPGRLLDLINQKAVDLRDVGILVLDEADRMLDMGFVHDIKKIITHLPQKRQNLLFSATFSKEIKKLADKLLNSPALIETSRVNSTSEQIKQIIHPVDRTSKTALLTHLINSQNWGQALVFTRTKHGANRLTEQLEKNGINAAAIHGNKSQTARVKALSSFKNGTLRILVATDIAARGLDIDQLPHVVNFELPTVAEDYVHRIGRTGRAGNEGKALSLVCIDEHQLLKNIEQLIKCELPKVIVPGYAPDPSIKEQPIQKRSFSSPRFQRKDQKTPSRPSGPFKKNRGKFPPRSTHRRSK is encoded by the coding sequence ATGTCATTTGATTCCCTTGGGCTATCGAGCCCCCTAGTTGATGCCGTTTCCGAGCAAGGTTATGAAACGCCTACGCCTATTCAAGCAAAAGCCATCCCTCTAATTCTCGAAGGGCGCGATATCATGGGAGCCGCTCAGACAGGCACCGGAAAAACAGCCTCTTTTACCCTCCCCCTCCTCCAGCTTGTCAGCGAGCGTGCCGAAAAGCACGGAGATTGCCGCGTCCGCGCCCTGATCCTAACTCCCACTAGAGAACTGGCTGCTCAAGTCGGCAATAGCGTTAAAACCTACGGCAAGCATCTTTTTTTAAAATCGACGGTTATTTTCGGCGGAGTCCGCATTGGATCACAGATTTCAAAGCTGCGTCAAGGTGTAGACGTCATCATCGCCACACCCGGCCGCCTCCTTGATCTCATCAATCAAAAAGCAGTTGATCTCCGTGATGTCGGCATCCTTGTCCTTGATGAAGCCGATCGCATGCTCGACATGGGTTTTGTCCACGACATCAAAAAAATCATAACCCACCTGCCTCAAAAACGACAGAATTTGCTCTTTTCAGCAACTTTTTCCAAAGAAATCAAAAAACTCGCCGATAAACTCCTAAACTCGCCTGCCCTCATTGAAACATCACGTGTTAACAGCACCTCAGAGCAAATTAAGCAGATCATTCACCCCGTTGACCGCACTTCTAAGACAGCGCTACTGACTCATCTTATCAATTCACAAAACTGGGGCCAAGCGCTTGTCTTCACACGGACAAAGCACGGAGCTAACCGCCTGACGGAACAACTCGAAAAAAATGGAATCAATGCAGCTGCTATCCATGGCAATAAAAGCCAAACGGCACGGGTTAAAGCTCTATCGAGTTTTAAAAACGGCACCTTGCGCATCCTTGTAGCGACTGATATTGCTGCGCGAGGACTCGACATCGATCAACTCCCCCATGTTGTCAATTTTGAACTCCCCACAGTCGCTGAAGATTATGTTCACCGCATTGGACGCACAGGGCGCGCCGGCAACGAAGGGAAAGCTCTCTCTCTTGTCTGTATTGATGAACACCAACTGCTTAAAAATATTGAGCAGCTGATCAAATGTGAACTACCCAAAGTCATTGTCCCCGGCTATGCACCCGATCCCTCTATTAAAGAGCAGCCCATTCAAAAAAGAAGCTTCTCCTCCCCTCGTTTTCAAAGAAAAGATCAAAAAACTCCTAGCCGGCCCTCGGGTCCCTTCAAAAAAAACAGAGGGAAATTTCCCCCTCGAAGCACACATCGCCGCTCCAAATAA
- a CDS encoding DUF1328 domain-containing protein produces the protein MLIWAAIFLLIAIIAGIFGFRGVEGVAIQIAKVLFFIFVVLFLVSLIFGLIRH, from the coding sequence ATGTTGATTTGGGCAGCTATTTTCTTGCTTATTGCAATTATCGCAGGTATTTTTGGTTTTAGAGGCGTAGAGGGTGTAGCAATTCAAATTGCTAAAGTTCTATTTTTTATATTTGTTGTACTATTTCTTGTATCTCTAATTTTTGGACTGATAAGACACTGA